From Arcticibacter tournemirensis, one genomic window encodes:
- a CDS encoding c-type cytochrome codes for MRFLVPFLLVFIVLASCGRSKEKTASGTENTADKDLGEGKALFAREDCGGCHAESSAIIGPSFRQLAAEYESSEANISHLAYKVIIGVKPNEGLWGSREMTPHPQLKKEDAEKIVKYMLSFPADPNKPFLHNTK; via the coding sequence ATGCGATTTCTGGTTCCGTTTTTACTGGTTTTTATTGTTCTTGCTTCCTGTGGCCGGTCGAAAGAAAAAACCGCATCAGGAACGGAGAACACTGCGGATAAGGATTTGGGAGAAGGGAAAGCGCTCTTTGCGAGAGAAGACTGCGGCGGCTGTCATGCCGAGAGCAGCGCAATTATCGGCCCTTCATTCAGGCAGCTGGCGGCAGAATACGAGTCCTCTGAAGCGAATATCTCACATCTTGCATATAAAGTTATCATCGGTGTAAAACCGAACGAGGGGCTATGGGGATCGCGTGAGATGACACCCCATCCTCAACTGAAGAAGGAAGATGCCGAAAAGATCGTAAAGTACATGCTTTCATTCCCAGCCGACCCGAACAAACCCTTTCTGCATAATACTAAGTGA
- a CDS encoding sodium:solute symporter, whose protein sequence is MPPIVLLSFLIGYFGLLIIISYFTSRNSADNSTFFIANRNSKWYFVAFGMIGTALSGVTFISVPGAVVNSSFGYFQFVLGNAVGFVLIATVLLPLYYRIHLISIYTYLENRLGFWSYKSGAMIFLISRTIGSAFRLYLVAIVLQKFIFDAWNVPFWATVLICLVLIWLYTFKGGLKTIIITDTLQTVFLLSSVILSIWFISKSLNLNLAQTFETVKNSSYSRIFFWEDFLGNKNHFVKQFLGGIFVTIAMTGLDQDLMQKNLSCKNIGEAQKNMLTFTSVFVVINLFFLSVGALLYMYASANNIDVSALQTPDHLFPEIALNHLNLIPGVVFMLGLTAATFATTDSALTALTTSFCVDFLGFNKKENHNDPALIRTRHMVHVIFSFIMLLVILGFKIINDDSVVNAIFKAAGYTYGPLVGLFAFGMSTKRIVTDKLVPFICILSPVLSFIIDRNSGSWFGYSIGFELIIINGLITYLLLLVTGKSGKAKV, encoded by the coding sequence ATGCCTCCAATTGTATTATTATCTTTTTTGATAGGCTATTTTGGCCTGTTGATAATTATTTCATATTTCACGTCGCGGAATTCGGCCGATAACTCAACGTTTTTCATTGCCAACCGTAACTCAAAGTGGTATTTTGTGGCCTTTGGAATGATTGGCACAGCGCTTTCGGGCGTTACCTTCATCTCTGTTCCCGGAGCAGTTGTGAACAGCAGCTTTGGTTATTTCCAGTTTGTTCTGGGTAATGCTGTGGGGTTCGTTCTGATAGCAACGGTGTTGCTGCCTCTGTATTACCGGATTCACCTCATCTCCATCTATACCTACCTCGAGAACCGGCTGGGATTCTGGAGCTACAAGTCGGGCGCTATGATCTTCCTTATTTCGAGAACCATAGGGTCGGCTTTCAGGTTGTACCTTGTAGCGATCGTCCTTCAGAAGTTCATATTCGACGCATGGAATGTTCCATTCTGGGCTACTGTATTAATCTGCCTTGTGCTTATATGGCTCTATACTTTTAAAGGCGGGCTCAAGACAATTATCATTACCGACACTCTTCAAACGGTATTTCTCCTGTCTTCAGTTATTCTCTCTATCTGGTTTATATCAAAGAGCCTGAATCTCAACCTGGCTCAGACTTTCGAGACGGTAAAGAATAGCTCATACTCCAGGATATTCTTCTGGGAAGATTTCCTGGGGAATAAAAATCACTTCGTAAAGCAGTTTTTAGGAGGGATATTTGTTACCATAGCGATGACAGGCCTCGATCAGGACCTGATGCAGAAGAATCTAAGCTGCAAAAATATTGGTGAAGCACAAAAGAACATGCTCACGTTCACTTCAGTGTTTGTAGTGATCAACCTGTTTTTCCTCAGCGTCGGTGCCCTGCTTTATATGTATGCCTCGGCAAACAATATTGATGTATCAGCGCTTCAGACTCCCGACCATTTGTTTCCTGAAATCGCTTTAAATCATCTCAACTTGATACCAGGGGTTGTTTTCATGCTCGGATTAACCGCCGCGACATTTGCAACCACCGATTCGGCGCTTACAGCTCTAACTACGTCATTCTGCGTAGATTTCCTTGGCTTTAACAAGAAAGAAAATCATAACGACCCTGCGCTGATACGTACCCGCCATATGGTGCATGTGATCTTTTCGTTTATCATGCTTCTTGTTATCCTTGGATTTAAGATTATTAACGATGATTCTGTAGTGAACGCAATTTTTAAAGCAGCCGGGTACACCTATGGGCCGCTTGTTGGTTTATTTGCTTTCGGCATGTCCACAAAAAGGATAGTAACCGATAAACTTGTGCCTTTTATATGTATTTTGTCGCCTGTTCTTTCGTTTATAATAGATAGGAATTCAGGGTCCTGGTTTGGGTATTCAATAGGTTTTGAACTAATCATCATTAACGGCCTGATTACTTACCTGTTATTGTTAGTAACTGGAAAGAGCGGGAAAGCGAAAGTTTAA
- a CDS encoding FAD-binding and (Fe-S)-binding domain-containing protein: MNIGKLLESVLPEDRIKCRLIDLVSYASDAGFYHLRPKAVVQPVSEEEIKGLFRFSHENKIPLTFRAAGTSLSGQSITDGILVELSKYWKGLKIEDDGASVRVEPGVIGSVVNARLKKYFKKIGPDPASINSAMMGGILSNNASGMCCGVSRNSYHTTKYIRFVLPDGNVFSTENSADYKRFETECQEAYQQIAVLRDQIRANPELHNRIRSKYKTKNTVGYSVNAFIDHHEPLDILAHLLIGSEGTLGFISEAVMHTVPDYPVKSTALLYFPDIYAACQAIVPLTVSGAEAVELMDRASLRSVEHIKGVPDVLKVLPETAAALLVEYQGNNEAELQAKTSGFLGLSPGLSVLYPPVFTSDPLEQAFLWKIRKGMFPAVGAVRRSGTTVILEDIAFPVEQLGDAILDLQQLFKKHGYQNAIIFGHAKDGNIHFVVTQAFDSESEIERYDRFLNEVVDLVVKKYDGALKAEHGTGRNMAPFVETEWGAEVYQIMKSLKQVVDPENLLNPGVIINEDKKAHIRDLKELQQVEEEVDKCMECGFCEYKCPSRNVTLTPRRRIVVRRELLKLKSQGKKQQHKELLDQYQYDGLDTCAVDGLCATACPVDINTGMLVKRLRKENHSDFANSVALTIAKNFGTVATSVKMGLQAGMAVNRIFGDNSLLKLTKGMKEVVPLFPLWSNQLKPSPGLAGQIKRSQNSGNAVGAVYFPTCISRNMGGAQENKKSIIDTFLNVAEKARMGLLIPDDIQSACCGQLFSSKGFNKAFSYTANETIEKLWKWTDEGRLPVVLDITSCTFTLHHCRPSLSEPNKIKFDKIKILDSIDYILDYILPAVTVKRTKKEIVLHPVCSLQKMGLEAKFLKIAHQLADKVDVPLSAGCCGMAGDRGFWFPELTKSATLPEAEEVRQKEYDGYYSTAKTCEMNLSDAVGKNYESIVYLLDECV; the protein is encoded by the coding sequence ATGAACATAGGAAAACTTTTAGAATCTGTTCTACCTGAAGACCGTATAAAATGTCGCCTGATCGATCTTGTATCGTATGCATCGGACGCGGGATTTTATCATTTGCGACCGAAAGCGGTAGTGCAGCCGGTCTCAGAGGAGGAGATTAAAGGGTTATTCCGTTTCTCTCACGAGAATAAAATTCCTCTTACTTTCAGGGCAGCTGGTACCAGTTTATCCGGTCAGTCTATCACCGACGGCATATTGGTAGAATTGAGCAAATACTGGAAAGGGCTGAAAATTGAGGACGACGGAGCCTCTGTAAGAGTTGAGCCGGGAGTGATCGGCTCGGTAGTAAATGCCCGTTTAAAAAAGTACTTTAAAAAAATAGGCCCCGACCCTGCAAGCATCAATTCTGCGATGATGGGTGGCATACTTTCTAATAATGCCAGTGGTATGTGCTGCGGTGTGAGCCGAAATTCTTATCACACAACGAAGTACATACGTTTTGTGCTGCCAGACGGTAACGTGTTTTCTACGGAAAACAGTGCGGATTATAAACGGTTTGAAACAGAGTGCCAGGAGGCATATCAGCAGATAGCGGTCCTGCGCGACCAGATCCGTGCTAATCCGGAACTTCACAACAGGATCAGGAGTAAATACAAAACCAAGAACACGGTAGGATATTCGGTAAATGCTTTCATAGATCACCATGAACCGCTTGATATTCTGGCTCACCTGCTTATCGGATCAGAAGGAACGCTTGGGTTCATTTCAGAAGCAGTGATGCATACCGTTCCGGATTATCCGGTTAAATCGACAGCATTGCTCTACTTTCCAGATATTTATGCGGCGTGTCAGGCAATCGTTCCGCTTACTGTGTCGGGGGCAGAAGCAGTGGAATTAATGGACAGGGCTTCATTGCGTTCTGTTGAGCATATTAAAGGCGTTCCTGATGTATTAAAAGTGTTGCCAGAAACAGCGGCGGCTTTGCTGGTGGAGTATCAGGGCAATAATGAGGCTGAACTCCAGGCCAAGACGAGTGGCTTTTTGGGTCTTTCTCCCGGCCTGTCGGTGCTCTATCCCCCGGTATTCACTTCCGACCCCCTGGAGCAGGCATTTCTGTGGAAGATCCGGAAAGGAATGTTTCCCGCCGTCGGCGCGGTGAGGAGGAGTGGGACCACCGTAATCCTCGAAGATATTGCTTTCCCGGTAGAGCAGCTCGGAGATGCAATCCTCGATCTTCAGCAGCTCTTTAAAAAACATGGGTACCAGAATGCCATCATTTTTGGTCATGCTAAAGACGGCAATATTCACTTTGTAGTAACACAGGCCTTTGATTCGGAGTCGGAGATTGAACGGTATGACCGCTTTTTAAACGAAGTGGTCGATCTGGTGGTTAAGAAATACGACGGAGCGCTGAAAGCAGAACATGGTACCGGCAGGAATATGGCTCCCTTTGTAGAGACCGAATGGGGAGCGGAGGTCTATCAGATCATGAAGAGCCTGAAGCAGGTTGTCGATCCTGAGAACCTGTTGAACCCGGGAGTAATCATAAATGAAGATAAGAAAGCGCATATCCGGGATCTCAAGGAGCTTCAACAGGTAGAAGAAGAAGTGGATAAGTGTATGGAATGCGGCTTCTGTGAATATAAGTGTCCAAGCAGGAACGTCACTCTTACTCCACGGAGGCGCATCGTAGTAAGACGCGAGCTCCTGAAACTGAAAAGTCAGGGTAAGAAGCAGCAGCATAAAGAACTGCTGGACCAATATCAGTACGATGGACTAGATACCTGTGCGGTCGACGGACTTTGCGCTACTGCCTGTCCGGTCGACATTAATACCGGCATGCTGGTAAAACGACTAAGAAAAGAAAATCACAGTGATTTTGCGAACAGCGTTGCTTTGACCATTGCAAAAAACTTCGGAACTGTTGCCACGTCAGTTAAAATGGGTCTCCAGGCAGGAATGGCAGTGAACCGGATCTTTGGCGACAATTCCCTTTTGAAGCTTACAAAAGGAATGAAGGAGGTGGTACCTCTTTTTCCGTTATGGAGTAATCAGCTAAAGCCGTCACCAGGACTGGCCGGACAAATTAAGCGTTCGCAAAACAGTGGTAACGCAGTTGGTGCCGTTTACTTCCCAACCTGTATTTCGAGGAATATGGGAGGAGCGCAGGAGAATAAGAAGAGTATCATTGATACTTTTCTCAATGTTGCAGAAAAAGCCCGGATGGGACTGCTGATCCCGGATGATATTCAGTCCGCTTGCTGCGGACAACTGTTCTCGTCCAAAGGATTTAACAAAGCGTTCTCTTATACAGCCAACGAAACCATAGAAAAACTTTGGAAGTGGACAGACGAAGGGCGCCTCCCTGTGGTGCTCGATATTACTTCGTGTACATTTACCCTCCATCATTGCCGACCGTCGCTCTCGGAGCCTAATAAGATCAAATTCGACAAGATTAAGATCCTCGACAGTATCGATTATATCCTGGATTATATTCTTCCCGCAGTGACGGTTAAAAGAACGAAGAAGGAGATCGTATTACACCCGGTTTGTTCATTACAGAAAATGGGACTGGAAGCGAAATTTTTAAAGATAGCGCACCAGTTAGCCGATAAGGTAGATGTTCCCTTAAGTGCGGGCTGTTGCGGTATGGCCGGCGACAGAGGATTCTGGTTCCCTGAGCTTACCAAATCGGCGACTCTTCCTGAAGCCGAGGAAGTGAGGCAGAAGGAATACGATGGATATTACTCCACAGCAAAGACTTGCGAAATGAACTTGTCCGACGCCGTGGGAAAGAACTACGAGTCGATCGTGTATTTGCTTGATGAATGCGTTTGA
- a CDS encoding YdeI/OmpD-associated family protein, whose product MPQHPQSVTFTATLSPVEGPMIHHVIIVPQEVSATFRKEKGAVRVLCSVEGKEEFPCALNPRGEEYVIMASKQLIRKHRLNEGVPFSVSVRSDLNDGLELPEEFVEVLNQDEYASQCFEALLPGLKRSLLYYIRSAKSTDTRIKRSLQIAEKAKTRQLYSQKNKD is encoded by the coding sequence ATGCCACAGCACCCTCAATCCGTTACGTTTACTGCAACTCTTAGTCCTGTTGAGGGACCGATGATCCATCATGTTATCATTGTTCCCCAGGAGGTCTCTGCAACGTTCAGAAAAGAAAAGGGTGCAGTGCGCGTTTTATGTTCGGTGGAAGGAAAGGAAGAGTTCCCCTGTGCCCTGAATCCGAGGGGTGAGGAATATGTAATCATGGCGAGTAAACAGCTTATTCGCAAGCACCGGCTAAATGAGGGCGTTCCGTTCTCCGTTTCTGTTCGTTCGGATCTGAACGATGGACTTGAACTTCCTGAAGAGTTTGTGGAAGTATTGAACCAGGATGAGTATGCAAGCCAGTGCTTTGAAGCGCTTCTTCCTGGGCTTAAGAGAAGCCTGCTTTACTATATCCGTTCTGCAAAGAGCACGGATACCCGCATCAAAAGATCACTTCAGATTGCAGAGAAGGCAAAAACCAGACAATTGTATTCGCAGAAAAATAAAGACTAA
- a CDS encoding AIR synthase related protein — MSDLKYNQRGVSAGKEDVHNAIKNIDKGIFPKAFCKIIPDILGGDSEWCNIMHADGAGTKSSLAYVYWKETGDISVWKGIAQDAIIMNLDDLLCVGATDHILLSSTIGRNKNLIPGEVIATVINGTEEILAELRDMGIGIYSTGGETADVGDLVRTIIVDSTVTCRIKKDDVISNDRIKTGDVVVGLSSSGKASYEKEYNGGMGSNGLTSARHDVFHKYVAEKYPESYDPGVPYELVFAGGKKLTDEIEISHGKTLSAGKLVLSPTRTYAPVIKKMLEQFRPQIHGMVHCSGGAQTKVLHFIENLHVIKDNLFPVPPLFELIQKESGTSWEEMYKVFNMGHRMELYVPEAIAQDLIAISESFNIEARIVGRVEESDRKRVTIRSEFGEFIYQ, encoded by the coding sequence ATGTCAGATCTCAAATACAACCAACGGGGCGTTTCAGCAGGAAAAGAAGACGTCCACAATGCCATAAAGAACATAGACAAAGGCATTTTCCCAAAAGCCTTCTGTAAAATAATCCCCGATATTTTGGGAGGGGACAGTGAATGGTGTAATATCATGCATGCTGACGGTGCAGGGACCAAATCATCGCTGGCTTATGTTTACTGGAAGGAAACCGGTGATATCTCCGTTTGGAAAGGCATCGCCCAGGACGCAATCATCATGAACCTCGACGACCTGCTTTGTGTGGGCGCCACGGACCATATCTTATTATCGTCTACTATCGGGCGCAATAAAAACCTCATACCGGGAGAAGTTATTGCAACTGTAATTAACGGTACGGAAGAAATTCTCGCCGAACTTCGCGACATGGGAATAGGCATTTATTCTACGGGAGGTGAAACTGCCGACGTCGGCGACCTGGTACGGACAATCATTGTCGACTCGACCGTTACCTGCAGGATAAAGAAAGACGACGTTATTTCGAACGACAGGATCAAGACAGGCGACGTTGTTGTCGGGCTTTCATCCTCGGGAAAAGCATCTTACGAAAAAGAATACAATGGCGGTATGGGTTCAAATGGCTTAACGTCTGCCCGTCATGATGTGTTTCATAAATATGTGGCAGAAAAGTATCCTGAAAGCTACGATCCCGGCGTTCCTTATGAGCTCGTTTTTGCCGGTGGTAAAAAACTGACAGACGAAATAGAGATTTCACATGGTAAAACGCTAAGCGCCGGAAAACTGGTACTCTCTCCTACCCGCACCTACGCTCCTGTGATAAAGAAGATGCTTGAACAGTTCAGGCCGCAAATACATGGAATGGTTCATTGTAGCGGAGGCGCACAAACTAAAGTGCTCCATTTTATAGAAAACCTTCACGTCATTAAAGATAACTTATTTCCAGTTCCTCCTCTGTTTGAACTCATTCAGAAAGAATCAGGAACGAGCTGGGAAGAAATGTATAAGGTGTTTAATATGGGGCACCGCATGGAACTTTACGTTCCTGAAGCTATAGCTCAGGATCTGATTGCTATTTCTGAAAGCTTTAATATAGAAGCGCGTATAGTTGGCAGAGTTGAAGAATCTGACCGCAAAAGAGTTACCATTCGCTCTGAATTCGGGGAATTTATATACCAGTAA
- a CDS encoding S1 RNA-binding domain-containing protein: MIEIGKYNDLEITAKTQDGYILSDGDRDILLPLNHAPKDVSIGDSLFVFVFLNKEGRLVATTQKPYACVGDFAYLKVIDENRDGAFMDLGIDKDVFVPNREQKRKMTKGESYVVYIYLDESTNRMLASSRLSAFVEEEDIELEEKEEVSLLITEATDLGYNAIINNKYIGLLYQNELFSYIHPGDVRKGWVKRFRVDGKIDLSLQPLGYEHILDLKGTLFEEIKNSNGVIPLGDKSSPDDIYKRFQISKGAFKKAIGALYKERKVVVSDYEVRLSDAEADTDS; the protein is encoded by the coding sequence ATGATAGAAATCGGAAAATATAACGATCTTGAAATAACAGCAAAAACACAGGATGGATACATCCTCTCCGACGGAGACAGGGATATCTTACTTCCTCTTAACCACGCTCCTAAGGATGTATCTATCGGCGATAGCCTTTTCGTTTTTGTTTTCCTTAACAAAGAAGGCCGCCTCGTTGCTACTACACAGAAACCGTACGCCTGCGTTGGCGACTTTGCGTACCTGAAGGTGATCGATGAAAACCGGGACGGCGCTTTTATGGACCTGGGAATCGATAAAGATGTTTTTGTGCCTAACCGGGAACAAAAACGAAAAATGACTAAAGGTGAAAGCTATGTCGTTTATATTTATCTGGACGAGAGTACTAACCGGATGCTGGCATCATCACGACTGTCGGCATTTGTTGAAGAGGAAGATATCGAGCTGGAAGAGAAAGAAGAAGTGAGCCTGTTAATCACTGAAGCGACCGACCTGGGTTACAACGCCATCATAAACAATAAATACATTGGCCTGCTTTATCAAAATGAGCTCTTCTCTTATATCCATCCGGGCGATGTAAGAAAGGGATGGGTAAAGAGGTTCAGGGTAGATGGCAAGATCGACCTGAGCTTGCAGCCTTTAGGTTATGAGCATATCCTCGATTTAAAAGGCACTCTGTTCGAAGAGATCAAGAATAGCAATGGTGTGATTCCCTTAGGCGACAAAAGCTCTCCCGACGATATCTATAAACGATTTCAGATAAGCAAAGGCGCATTTAAAAAAGCTATCGGCGCTTTATATAAAGAGCGGAAGGTGGTGGTATCTGATTATGAGGTTCGCCTGTCGGATGCGGAGGCTGATACCGACTCATAG
- a CDS encoding DeoR/GlpR family DNA-binding transcription regulator, which translates to MLKEERHTYIIKQINLHNKVLSSDLSIELNVSEDTIRRDLNELAESGKVLKVYGGALSKSFHYPFQQNDIYARESKKEIARKVIGLIQPGMVLLAGGGTSLIELARLMPENLHCTVFTVSPLVALELTERSGVDVILIGGHLSKNSHINTGALTISILADIKVDLCILGTNGLSLEEGVTDSDWEVVQVKKAMIKASQKLAMVSIAEKLNSVQKMKVCGLNAIHYLVTDLDPADKMLQGYSKTLTVL; encoded by the coding sequence ATGTTAAAAGAGGAAAGACATACATACATCATCAAACAGATAAACCTTCACAACAAGGTGCTTTCGTCTGATCTGAGTATAGAACTAAATGTTTCTGAGGACACTATCCGTAGAGATCTGAATGAGCTCGCAGAAAGCGGAAAAGTCCTTAAAGTTTATGGAGGTGCACTGTCTAAATCTTTTCATTATCCCTTTCAGCAAAACGACATTTACGCGCGGGAATCGAAAAAAGAGATTGCGCGAAAGGTGATCGGCCTCATTCAGCCCGGAATGGTGCTGCTGGCCGGAGGAGGCACTTCACTAATCGAGCTGGCAAGGCTAATGCCCGAGAACTTGCACTGCACTGTATTCACGGTAAGTCCACTCGTTGCCCTCGAACTTACCGAACGCTCGGGTGTCGATGTAATCCTGATCGGAGGCCATCTTTCTAAAAACTCACATATAAATACCGGCGCGCTTACTATCAGTATCCTGGCGGATATTAAAGTCGACCTGTGTATCCTTGGAACGAACGGCCTTTCCCTGGAAGAGGGAGTAACCGACTCCGACTGGGAAGTTGTGCAGGTAAAAAAAGCGATGATCAAAGCCTCTCAGAAGCTGGCTATGGTAAGTATCGCCGAGAAGCTGAATTCAGTCCAGAAAATGAAGGTCTGCGGCTTAAATGCCATCCACTACCTGGTCACAGACCTTGACCCTGCTGATAAAATGTTGCAAGGCTATTCAAAGACGTTGACTGTGTTATAA
- a CDS encoding S46 family peptidase, translated as MRRNNVFIVFFLSLAILFSSIAKADEGMWIPMLIGKNYEQMKKQGFKLTPEDLYSINKASLKDAIVSFGGFCTGEIVSKNGLIFTNHHCGYDAIASNSTPQDNILDNGFWAKSFSEEKPIPGLFVNFLVRMQDVTAKVKAAVEGLPEDQKAAKIEEVGAQIAAEAVKGTKYDGFVRDFYKGNQYFLYIFEKFTDVRLVGTPPQSIGKYGGDTDNWVWPRHTGDFSVFRVYAGTDNKPAAYSASNKPYTPKKFLPVSIKGMKNGDFSMVYGFPGRTDRFLTSYGVKLATDKVSPTIVKLRDIRLKAWKEEMDKDVATRLKLSSKYAGIANYWKYFIGQTEQLKRLKIYEQKQKQEAEFAKWAASKPEYAQLTSQYQAAYAAYEPFAIERTYINEGFLATAWVRQLAGLVVAAKKGEKEFQEAKSKLAAALPEYEETYNDNADKKIFVSIHSAFYNDIPKSQHPKFYTTIAQDNWQGTPEETFKKYADYLWNNSELIRPEKLKAFLSRNITINDIAADPGYQYAVNLVPADFIKINMGSSVAEFETTKAKLDNLYLKALLEKNKDKVMYPDANSTMRITYGNVQNYSPKDGITYNIVTTIDGVMQKYVPGDSEFDLPQSFIDAYNTRNFGHYGQNGTLIVNFISNNDITGGNSGSPVINGNGELIGLAFDGNWEAMSGDIAFDKQYKRTICVDTRYVLWCIDVLGGAKNIIAELDIRRDIPKTTPKKAVKR; from the coding sequence ATGAGAAGGAATAATGTATTTATTGTATTCTTTTTAAGCCTGGCGATACTCTTCAGTTCAATTGCCAAAGCTGACGAAGGAATGTGGATCCCGATGCTCATCGGGAAGAATTACGAACAAATGAAGAAGCAGGGCTTCAAGCTTACACCTGAAGACCTTTACAGCATCAACAAAGCGAGCCTCAAGGATGCTATTGTGTCATTTGGCGGTTTTTGTACAGGTGAAATTGTTTCTAAGAACGGTTTGATCTTTACAAATCACCATTGCGGTTACGATGCTATCGCATCTAACTCTACTCCTCAGGACAACATTCTCGACAATGGGTTCTGGGCGAAGTCATTCTCAGAAGAAAAGCCGATCCCCGGCCTTTTTGTAAATTTCCTGGTGAGGATGCAGGATGTTACCGCAAAAGTAAAAGCTGCCGTTGAAGGCCTTCCTGAAGATCAGAAAGCCGCAAAGATTGAAGAAGTTGGAGCGCAGATCGCAGCTGAAGCTGTTAAAGGCACTAAATACGATGGCTTTGTAAGAGATTTCTATAAAGGCAACCAGTATTTTCTTTATATCTTCGAAAAGTTCACCGACGTTCGTTTGGTAGGCACGCCTCCACAGTCGATAGGCAAATATGGCGGCGATACCGACAACTGGGTATGGCCTCGTCACACTGGCGATTTCTCTGTATTCAGGGTATATGCCGGAACAGATAATAAGCCTGCAGCTTATTCTGCCAGTAACAAGCCCTACACTCCAAAGAAATTTCTACCAGTCTCTATCAAAGGCATGAAGAATGGTGATTTCTCAATGGTTTACGGATTTCCCGGCCGGACCGACAGGTTCCTTACTTCATATGGAGTAAAGCTCGCCACTGATAAAGTGTCGCCTACGATTGTAAAATTGCGGGATATTCGCCTGAAAGCCTGGAAGGAGGAGATGGACAAAGACGTAGCTACAAGATTAAAGCTTTCTTCTAAATACGCCGGTATCGCTAACTACTGGAAATATTTCATCGGTCAGACAGAGCAGCTCAAGCGCCTGAAGATCTACGAGCAAAAGCAAAAGCAGGAAGCAGAGTTTGCAAAATGGGCAGCATCTAAGCCGGAATATGCACAGCTTACCAGTCAGTATCAGGCCGCTTATGCAGCTTATGAGCCTTTTGCAATTGAACGCACCTATATAAACGAAGGATTTCTTGCTACAGCATGGGTACGGCAGCTGGCTGGTTTAGTAGTTGCTGCGAAAAAAGGAGAGAAGGAGTTTCAGGAAGCAAAAAGCAAACTTGCTGCAGCTTTGCCTGAATATGAAGAAACATATAATGATAATGCCGATAAGAAGATCTTTGTAAGCATTCATTCTGCTTTTTATAACGACATTCCTAAAAGTCAGCATCCTAAGTTCTATACAACTATTGCACAGGATAACTGGCAGGGTACCCCAGAGGAGACATTTAAGAAGTACGCCGATTATTTGTGGAACAACTCAGAACTTATCCGTCCTGAAAAGCTTAAAGCTTTTTTGAGCCGCAATATCACAATTAATGATATCGCTGCCGATCCTGGATATCAGTATGCAGTAAACCTTGTTCCAGCCGATTTTATCAAGATCAATATGGGCTCTTCTGTAGCTGAATTCGAAACAACGAAGGCTAAGCTGGATAACCTCTATCTCAAAGCATTGCTTGAGAAGAACAAGGACAAAGTGATGTATCCTGATGCAAACTCAACGATGCGCATTACCTATGGAAATGTCCAGAACTATAGTCCGAAAGACGGCATTACCTATAATATTGTTACCACTATAGATGGAGTGATGCAGAAGTATGTACCTGGTGATTCTGAATTTGACTTACCTCAAAGCTTTATTGATGCGTATAACACCCGAAACTTTGGGCACTACGGGCAGAACGGAACGCTCATTGTCAACTTCATCAGCAACAACGACATTACAGGAGGCAATTCCGGATCGCCTGTTATTAACGGAAACGGCGAACTGATAGGCCTGGCGTTTGACGGCAACTGGGAAGCGATGTCTGGTGATATTGCCTTCGATAAACAGTACAAACGTACAATATGCGTGGATACCCGTTATGTATTGTGGTGTATTGATGTACTTGGCGGTGCAAAAAATATCATTGCAGAACTGGACATCCGCAGAGATATTCCGAAGACAACGCCCAAAAAGGCGGTTAAGAGATAA